Proteins encoded in a region of the Onychostoma macrolepis isolate SWU-2019 chromosome 20, ASM1243209v1, whole genome shotgun sequence genome:
- the katnbl1 gene encoding KATNB1-like protein 1 isoform X1: MATGSHVGSNTDVHRLKQAQPHDLLKRMVCSGDEKNMREVDYSLKDETDQERFPVGRCVHKYSKAKRAVVSKKKTRHSGVGSRACRRSPTASRTSDMANKENELTCADDVQAILYSDNCGFPVNSTDASKMAGAGSKYSDYFTELSKDHEAMTHVLFGRNLRLNVALTLWRKNASELVAYLNRIQDTGVLVDCLPVLTKSFSLYSLQEEQPCISIGCCVDLLPQVRVILNTKYEEHLIVALHWVQSIIKKWWSELSTNNKSLHDGFSNDRRNVQAMKTMLLELWEGKRHLSSVPGTVGETAKIIESYVSQLR, from the exons ATGGCCACTGGAAGTCATGTTGGAAGTAATACAGACGTCCACAGGCTCAAGCAGGCCCAGCCCCATGATCTTCTCAAACGTATGGTTTGTTCTGGAGATGAGAAGAACATGAGGGAG GTGGATTATTCACTTAAGGACGAAACCGATCAAGAGAG ATTTCCAGTGGGCCGTTGTGTGCACAAATACAGCAAAGCGAAGCGAGCAGTGGTTAGCAAGAAGAAAACGCGTCACTCTGGGGTGGGATCAAGAGCATGTCGGAGATCGCCCACTGCAAGCAGGACATCTGACATGgcaaacaaagaaaatgaaCTGACTTGTGCTGATGACGTGCAGGCTATTCTTTACAGTGACAACTGTGGGTTCCCTGTGAACTCAACAGACGCCTCAAAAATGGCAGGAGCTGGCTCCAAATACAGTGATTATTTCACTGAG TTATCAAAGGACCATGAAGCAATGACTCATGTGCTCTTTGGAAGAAATCTGAGACTGAATGTTGCTTTGACTCTTTGGCGGAAAAACGCAAGTGAACTAGTGGCATACTTGAACAG AATACAAGACACAGGGGTGCTTGTTGACTGTTTGCCTGTTCTTACTAAAAG TTTCTCCCTCTATAGTCTTCAGGAAGAACAGCCATGTATTTCAATAGGCTGTTGTGTTGACCTTTTACCACAAGTGAGAGTGATTCTTAACACTAAATATGAAGA ACACCTCATTGTAGCTTTACACTGGGTTCAATCTATCATTAAAAAATGGTGGTCTGAGCTCTCCACAAACAACAAAAGCTTGCATGATGGCTTTTCAAATGACAG AAGGAATGTTCAGGCAATGAAGACGATGCTTCTTGAACTGTGGGAGGGGAAGAGACACTTAAGCTCGGTTCCAGGAACTGTAGGAGAAACAGCAaag ATTATAGAATCATATGTGTCACAACTGCGCTGA
- the katnbl1 gene encoding KATNB1-like protein 1 isoform X3, translating into MATGSHVGSNTDVHRLKQAQPHDLLKRMVCSGDEKNMREVDYSLKDETDQERFPVGRCVHKYSKAKRAVVSKKKTRHSGVGSRACRRSPTASRTSDMANKENELTCADDVQAILYSDNCGFPVNSTDASKMAGAGSKYSDYFTELSKDHEAMTHVLFGRNLRLNVALTLWRKNASELVAYLNRIQDTGVLVDCLPVLTKSLQEEQPCISIGCCVDLLPQVRVILNTKYEEHLIVALHWVQSIIKKWWSELSTNNKSLHDGFSNDRRNVQAMKTMLLELWEGKRHLSSVPGTVGETAKIIESYVSQLR; encoded by the exons ATGGCCACTGGAAGTCATGTTGGAAGTAATACAGACGTCCACAGGCTCAAGCAGGCCCAGCCCCATGATCTTCTCAAACGTATGGTTTGTTCTGGAGATGAGAAGAACATGAGGGAG GTGGATTATTCACTTAAGGACGAAACCGATCAAGAGAG ATTTCCAGTGGGCCGTTGTGTGCACAAATACAGCAAAGCGAAGCGAGCAGTGGTTAGCAAGAAGAAAACGCGTCACTCTGGGGTGGGATCAAGAGCATGTCGGAGATCGCCCACTGCAAGCAGGACATCTGACATGgcaaacaaagaaaatgaaCTGACTTGTGCTGATGACGTGCAGGCTATTCTTTACAGTGACAACTGTGGGTTCCCTGTGAACTCAACAGACGCCTCAAAAATGGCAGGAGCTGGCTCCAAATACAGTGATTATTTCACTGAG TTATCAAAGGACCATGAAGCAATGACTCATGTGCTCTTTGGAAGAAATCTGAGACTGAATGTTGCTTTGACTCTTTGGCGGAAAAACGCAAGTGAACTAGTGGCATACTTGAACAG AATACAAGACACAGGGGTGCTTGTTGACTGTTTGCCTGTTCTTACTAAAAG TCTTCAGGAAGAACAGCCATGTATTTCAATAGGCTGTTGTGTTGACCTTTTACCACAAGTGAGAGTGATTCTTAACACTAAATATGAAGA ACACCTCATTGTAGCTTTACACTGGGTTCAATCTATCATTAAAAAATGGTGGTCTGAGCTCTCCACAAACAACAAAAGCTTGCATGATGGCTTTTCAAATGACAG AAGGAATGTTCAGGCAATGAAGACGATGCTTCTTGAACTGTGGGAGGGGAAGAGACACTTAAGCTCGGTTCCAGGAACTGTAGGAGAAACAGCAaag ATTATAGAATCATATGTGTCACAACTGCGCTGA
- the katnbl1 gene encoding KATNB1-like protein 1 isoform X2: protein MATGSHVGSNTDVHRLKQAQPHDLLKRMVCSGDEKNMREVDYSLKDETDQERFPVGRCVHKYSKAKRAVVSKKKTRHSGVGSRACRRSPTASRTSDMANKENELTCADDVQAILYSDNCGFPVNSTDASKMAGAGSKYSDYFTELSKDHEAMTHVLFGRNLRLNVALTLWRKNASELVAYLNRIQDTGVLVDCLPVLTKSFSLYSLQEEQPCISIGCCVDLLPQVRVILNTKYEEHLIVALHWVQSIIKKWWSELSTNNKSLHDGFSNDRNVQAMKTMLLELWEGKRHLSSVPGTVGETAKIIESYVSQLR from the exons ATGGCCACTGGAAGTCATGTTGGAAGTAATACAGACGTCCACAGGCTCAAGCAGGCCCAGCCCCATGATCTTCTCAAACGTATGGTTTGTTCTGGAGATGAGAAGAACATGAGGGAG GTGGATTATTCACTTAAGGACGAAACCGATCAAGAGAG ATTTCCAGTGGGCCGTTGTGTGCACAAATACAGCAAAGCGAAGCGAGCAGTGGTTAGCAAGAAGAAAACGCGTCACTCTGGGGTGGGATCAAGAGCATGTCGGAGATCGCCCACTGCAAGCAGGACATCTGACATGgcaaacaaagaaaatgaaCTGACTTGTGCTGATGACGTGCAGGCTATTCTTTACAGTGACAACTGTGGGTTCCCTGTGAACTCAACAGACGCCTCAAAAATGGCAGGAGCTGGCTCCAAATACAGTGATTATTTCACTGAG TTATCAAAGGACCATGAAGCAATGACTCATGTGCTCTTTGGAAGAAATCTGAGACTGAATGTTGCTTTGACTCTTTGGCGGAAAAACGCAAGTGAACTAGTGGCATACTTGAACAG AATACAAGACACAGGGGTGCTTGTTGACTGTTTGCCTGTTCTTACTAAAAG TTTCTCCCTCTATAGTCTTCAGGAAGAACAGCCATGTATTTCAATAGGCTGTTGTGTTGACCTTTTACCACAAGTGAGAGTGATTCTTAACACTAAATATGAAGA ACACCTCATTGTAGCTTTACACTGGGTTCAATCTATCATTAAAAAATGGTGGTCTGAGCTCTCCACAAACAACAAAAGCTTGCATGATGGCTTTTCAAATGACAG GAATGTTCAGGCAATGAAGACGATGCTTCTTGAACTGTGGGAGGGGAAGAGACACTTAAGCTCGGTTCCAGGAACTGTAGGAGAAACAGCAaag ATTATAGAATCATATGTGTCACAACTGCGCTGA
- the katnbl1 gene encoding KATNB1-like protein 1 isoform X4, protein MATGSHVGSNTDVHRLKQAQPHDLLKRMVCSGDEKNMREVDYSLKDETDQERFPVGRCVHKYSKAKRAVVSKKKTRHSGVGSRACRRSPTASRTSDMANKENELTCADDVQAILYSDNCGFPVNSTDASKMAGAGSKYSDYFTELSKDHEAMTHVLFGRNLRLNVALTLWRKNASELVAYLNRIQDTGVLVDCLPVLTKSLQEEQPCISIGCCVDLLPQVRVILNTKYEEHLIVALHWVQSIIKKWWSELSTNNKSLHDGFSNDRNVQAMKTMLLELWEGKRHLSSVPGTVGETAKIIESYVSQLR, encoded by the exons ATGGCCACTGGAAGTCATGTTGGAAGTAATACAGACGTCCACAGGCTCAAGCAGGCCCAGCCCCATGATCTTCTCAAACGTATGGTTTGTTCTGGAGATGAGAAGAACATGAGGGAG GTGGATTATTCACTTAAGGACGAAACCGATCAAGAGAG ATTTCCAGTGGGCCGTTGTGTGCACAAATACAGCAAAGCGAAGCGAGCAGTGGTTAGCAAGAAGAAAACGCGTCACTCTGGGGTGGGATCAAGAGCATGTCGGAGATCGCCCACTGCAAGCAGGACATCTGACATGgcaaacaaagaaaatgaaCTGACTTGTGCTGATGACGTGCAGGCTATTCTTTACAGTGACAACTGTGGGTTCCCTGTGAACTCAACAGACGCCTCAAAAATGGCAGGAGCTGGCTCCAAATACAGTGATTATTTCACTGAG TTATCAAAGGACCATGAAGCAATGACTCATGTGCTCTTTGGAAGAAATCTGAGACTGAATGTTGCTTTGACTCTTTGGCGGAAAAACGCAAGTGAACTAGTGGCATACTTGAACAG AATACAAGACACAGGGGTGCTTGTTGACTGTTTGCCTGTTCTTACTAAAAG TCTTCAGGAAGAACAGCCATGTATTTCAATAGGCTGTTGTGTTGACCTTTTACCACAAGTGAGAGTGATTCTTAACACTAAATATGAAGA ACACCTCATTGTAGCTTTACACTGGGTTCAATCTATCATTAAAAAATGGTGGTCTGAGCTCTCCACAAACAACAAAAGCTTGCATGATGGCTTTTCAAATGACAG GAATGTTCAGGCAATGAAGACGATGCTTCTTGAACTGTGGGAGGGGAAGAGACACTTAAGCTCGGTTCCAGGAACTGTAGGAGAAACAGCAaag ATTATAGAATCATATGTGTCACAACTGCGCTGA
- the emc7b gene encoding ER membrane protein complex subunit 7 → MQQMKRLLDVYLALQALFALSWCFSDAEPGPVAGSQSNGDRFKIEGRAIVPGVKTQDWISTARILVEGEEYVGFLKTDGSFAVNDVPSGSYVVEIVSPSFRFDPVRVDITSKGKMRARLVNYIKTSEVIRQSYPLQIRSSGPHTYFMKRETWGWTDFLMNPMVMMMVLPLLIIVLLPKVVNTNDPEMRKEMEQSMNMLNPNPELPDVSEFMTKLFSKGSSKSSGGNKGSRSVAPKRR, encoded by the exons ATGCAACAAATGAAACGTCTCTTAGATGTATATTTGGCGCTGCAGGCTCTGTTTGCGTTGTCATGGTGTTTTTCCGACGCAGAGCCGGGGCCTGTAGCAGGTTCTCAGTCAAATGGAGACCGTTTCAAAATCGAAGGACGAGCGATCGTTCCCGGAGTGAAAACACAAGACTGGATCTCCACAGCCCGAATCCTGGTGGAAGGAGAGGAATATGTTGGTTTTCTCAA GACTGATGGGAGCTTTGCTGTCAACGATGTGCCTTCTGGCTCATATGTGGTTGAAATCGTATCACCATCTTTCAGATTCGATCCTGTTCGGGTGGACATTACCTCCAAAGGGAAAATGAG GGCACGCTTGGTGAATTACATCAAAACCTCTGAAGTTATTCGACAGTCGTACCCTCTTCAGATCAGATCCAGTGGTCCACACACATACTTCATGAAGCGAGAAACCTGGGGTTGGACTGATTTTCTGATGAACCCAATG GTCATGATGATGGTTCTTCCCTTATTAATCATTGTCCTGCTCCCAAAGGTGGTAAATACAAATGATCCTGAGATGAGAAAG gaAATGGAGCAATCTATGAATATGTTGAACCCTAACCCAGAATTGCCAGATGTTTCTGAATTCATGACTAAACTGTTCTCCAAGGGCTCCAGCAAGTCTAGTGGAGGCAACAAAGGCAGCAGAAGTGTTGCTCCGAAGAGGAGGTAG
- the chrm5b gene encoding muscarinic acetylcholine receptor M5b: protein MNMDIQNITASGNVSAILPAPYSLLEVITIATVSAVVSLVTVVGNVLVMLSFKVNSQLKTVNNYYLLSLAFADLIIGVFSMNLYTSYILMGYWSLGNIACDLWLALDYVASNASVMNLLVISFDRYFSITRPLTYRAKRTPKRAGIMIGLAWLVSFILWAPPILCWQYFVGERTVPPDQCQIQFFSEPIITFGTAIAAFYVPVSIMTILYCKIYKETEKRTKNLAELQGYPSLDSHEDPKVRKPILRCFSFKSKRDGTQASWSSSNQSYVTRTTLQSEDLWTKSEQVTTLNSYTSSEDVSETTPRESFKNQESTVNKNGQLVCYEDSKYLSDLAKCSQTNNKKCMSYKFKPILSDITALQGSTEADRTNTDHCQSSEPQAPSSTSTSTKPEDPNLKIQMTKRKRMVLIKEKKAAQTLSAILLAFLLTWTPYNIMVLISTFCSECIPVSLWHLGYWLCYVNSTINPMCYALCNKTFQKTFRMLVLCKWKKNRGEEKLYWCGQNH from the coding sequence ATGAACATggatattcaaaatataaccGCAAGTGGAAATGTCTCTGCTATCCTGCCTGCCCCATACAGTCTGTTGGAAGTCATAACCATTGCAACAGTATCAGCAGTCGTGAGTCTCGTCACAGTAGTGGGGAATGTACTGGTGATGCTCTCTTTTAAGGTCAACAGCCAACTTAAGACTGTTAACAACTACTACTTACTCAGTTTAGCTTTTGCAGACCTCATTATTGGTGTGTTCTCAATGAACCTGTACACATCCTACATTCTCATGGGATACTGGTCTTTAGGAAATATAGCATGTGATCTGTGGTTGGCACTTGACTATGTTGCAAGTAACGCATCAGTGATGAACTTGCTGGTCATCAGCTTTGACAGATATTTTTCTATTACAAGACCACTTACCTACAGGGCTAAACGGACCCCGAAACGTGCAGGCATCATGATTGGCTTGGCATGGTTGGTCTCGTTTATATTGTGGGCTCCACCCATTCTGTGCTGGCAGTACTTTGTTGGAGAGAGAACGGTTCCTCCTGACCAATGCCAGATCCAGTTTTTCTCAGAACCCATAATTACATTTGGTACAGCCATAGCGGCCTTTTATGTACCGGTATCCATCATGACAATCTTATATTGCAAAATCtacaaagaaacagaaaaacgtACTAAGAACTTAGCAGAACTCCAAGGATACCCATCGCTGGACAGCCATGAAGACCCTAAAGTACGAAAGCCAATACTACGATGCTTTAGCTTTAAAAGCAAGAGGGACGGGACTCAAGCATCATGGTCTTCGTCCAACCAGAGTTATGTAACTAGGACAACATTGCAGTCTGAAGACTTGTGGACAAAATCAGAGCAGGTCACCACCCTGAACAGTTACACATCATCAGAGGATGTCTCTGAAACAACCCCACGTGAATCATTCAAGAACCAAGAATCGACAGTCAATAAAAATGGACAGCTGGTCTGTTATGAAGACAGCAAATACCTAAGTGATCTTGCAAAATGCTCCcagacaaacaataaaaaatgtatgtcaTACAAGTTCAAGCCGATCCTTAGCGACATCACTGCTTTGCAAGGTAGTACCGAAGCCGACAGAACAAACACAGATCATTGCCAGTCCTCAGAGCCACAGGCTCCTTCATCCACATCCACTTCTACCAAACCAGAAGATCCAAACTTGAAGATCCAAATGACCAAGCGGAAACGAATGGTCCTTATCAAGGAGAAAAAGGCTGCTCAGACTCTCAGTGCCATTCTTCTGGCGTTCCTCCTTACCTGGACCCCATACAACATCATGGTGCTCATCTCCACCTTCTGTTCTGAATGCATCCCAGTGTCCCTCTGGCATCTGGGCTACTGGCTCTGCTATGTCAACAGCACCATCAACCCCATGTGTTATGCCCTATGCAACAAGACCTTCCAGAAGACCTTTCGGATGTTAGTCCTCTGCAAGTGGAAGAAGAACAGAGGAGAGGAGAAACTGTATTGGTGTGGACAAAACCATTAA